The sequence below is a genomic window from Sorangiineae bacterium MSr12523.
GCGCTCGACCCCGCGGAATGGTTCGATCGTGAGGGCCAGCATCGAAAGCGCGCGCTCGGCGCCCTTCGAACCTTCCGCGAAAAGTGGAAGCCATGCTTGCTCGGGCGCGCTTCCCGCGCACCAGTTGGCGTATTCCGTCCCGGCGGCGGCAACCGCCTCGTAGCCGGGAACCTGCAACCAGGAGAGCGCCTGATCGAAGGGGAGCGCCCCCGGGGCCGCCAGGCGACCGGAATCTGGAACACCCGGCGAGGCCGGGTGCAGGACGTTGTAGGCTTGATCGAAGAAGTCGCCAAAGGCGAGCGGGATCGCATGGGGCGCATCACCGAACAACGCGGTGGGTACGACCGCGAACACGGTGATGGGGTAGCTTCTTCCCACCGCATCGCGGCTCGGCGCGATGATTCCGCAGAGAGCCATGTCCGGCTGCGAGCGATGCGTCCACACGAACGCGTAAACTGCGCCTTGCTCGAAGTTCGTGCGCCATGCATCGCCATGGCGCATGTGCCCCCATTCGAGACCGCTCGCGAGCCACGTTTCGAAGCTCGACACGAGATCTCCATGGGGGCGAATGCGGACGAACTCCGCGTACTGGGGAACCTTACCGATGGCACCGATGAAGCTTCCGCCGTGCACCCGTCCTCCTTATCGGCCGACGATTCTACGCGGACATTGGTAGCCGCGGAAGAAGCCACCCTGCAGAGGATTTTGTTCGCGTGCCGGCTTGATATCGAGCTTCACTTGTGCAGGAGGCTTGGTGCCCCTGATGTCGAACGTCGCGATCAGTACGGCTTTGTCGCCAGCCGTACCTCGTGTGATCTCGGCGGCGTCGAGCAAGTGGAACAAGCCGAAATCGCCTTGGCGCCCGATCTCCTCGTTGAGCCCTTCGCCCCTGACCCGAAGCTTCGCACCGTGGGCGCCTTTTCC
It includes:
- the tagF gene encoding type VI secretion system-associated protein TagF; this encodes MHGGSFIGAIGKVPQYAEFVRIRPHGDLVSSFETWLASGLEWGHMRHGDAWRTNFEQGAVYAFVWTHRSQPDMALCGIIAPSRDAVGRSYPITVFAVVPTALFGDAPHAIPLAFGDFFDQAYNVLHPASPGVPDSGRLAAPGALPFDQALSWLQVPGYEAVAAAGTEYANWCAGSAPEQAWLPLFAEGSKGAERALSMLALTIEPFRGVERPPTRLGARLSLGAGGAGAAVVWLDVIRRMARWRGTVPACFWSMQTRALLVHFGDVPQTTLAELWMPDSDNETLVPVDGTQAAHHAPHLTQWVGGAFRDAHSSFADVLHALTS